A stretch of the Amycolatopsis sp. BJA-103 genome encodes the following:
- a CDS encoding ROK family transcriptional regulator → MSTASTTEHPMVETRHQTQLLTLLRDEGPMSRVELGERLELPRARVGAEVARLAEVGLVETAGPSASRGGRRSTLVRLAGDLRVLSVDIGATSVGVALTDASCEVLVHTVEDCDVRQGPHAVLKRVSALAEKIREEAPGKLIAAGIGLPGPVSFAEGMAVAPPIMPGWDRFSVRDHLGGLLGCPVTVDNDVNSMALGERHAGVARSTDDLVFVKIGTGIGCGIVLGGKVYRGVAGTAGDIGHIRLDDYGPTCVCGETGCLEAYFGGAALARDGLTLARSGRSAYLADVVADRGAITAQDVGRAAASGDFGAVNLIRDGGRRLGQVVASLVSFVNPGMVVIGGGVAQLGHQLLAEIRSSVYRRSLPLATGNLPIVLSELGDTAGVIGAAWSATDRAFTLSS, encoded by the coding sequence ATGAGCACGGCATCCACCACGGAGCATCCGATGGTCGAAACCCGGCACCAGACCCAGTTGCTCACCCTGCTGCGGGACGAGGGCCCGATGTCCCGGGTCGAACTGGGGGAGCGGCTGGAGCTGCCGCGTGCCCGGGTGGGTGCCGAAGTCGCGCGCCTCGCCGAGGTCGGCCTCGTCGAAACCGCGGGTCCGTCGGCGAGCCGGGGCGGCAGGCGGTCGACGCTGGTGCGCCTGGCGGGAGACCTGCGCGTGCTCTCCGTCGACATCGGCGCGACCTCGGTCGGGGTCGCCCTCACCGACGCTTCGTGCGAGGTGCTGGTGCACACCGTCGAGGACTGCGACGTCCGGCAGGGACCGCACGCCGTTCTCAAACGCGTGAGCGCCCTCGCGGAGAAGATCCGCGAGGAGGCGCCGGGCAAGCTGATCGCCGCCGGGATCGGCCTGCCGGGGCCGGTGAGCTTCGCCGAGGGCATGGCGGTCGCGCCGCCGATAATGCCCGGCTGGGACCGGTTTTCCGTCCGCGACCATCTCGGCGGGCTGCTGGGCTGCCCGGTCACCGTCGACAACGACGTGAACTCGATGGCGCTCGGGGAACGGCACGCCGGGGTCGCCCGCTCCACCGACGACCTGGTGTTCGTCAAGATCGGTACCGGCATCGGCTGCGGGATCGTGCTGGGCGGCAAGGTGTACCGCGGTGTCGCGGGGACCGCGGGCGACATCGGGCACATCCGTCTCGACGACTACGGGCCCACTTGCGTCTGTGGTGAGACCGGTTGCCTGGAGGCGTACTTCGGCGGCGCCGCGCTGGCCCGCGACGGACTGACGCTCGCGCGCAGCGGCCGGTCGGCGTACCTCGCCGACGTCGTCGCGGACCGCGGCGCGATCACCGCCCAGGACGTCGGCCGCGCGGCCGCGTCGGGCGACTTCGGCGCGGTCAACCTGATCCGCGACGGTGGGCGGCGGCTCGGCCAGGTGGTGGCCTCGCTGGTGAGTTTCGTGAACCCGGGCATGGTCGTGATCGGCGGTGGCGTGGCGCAGCTCGGCCATCAGCTGCTCGCCGAGATCCGCAGCTCGGTCTACCGGCGGTCGCTGCCGCTCGCGACCGGGAACCTGCCGATCGTGCTGTCCGAACTGGGGGACACCGCCGGCGTCATCGGGGCCGCCTGGTCCGCCACGGACCGTGCCTTCACGCTGAGTAGCTGA
- a CDS encoding ROK family transcriptional regulator gives MAATDPRTANLAALLRALRGGPLSRTQLAARCGITKAAVSGLITELSERGLVRSAGLQAGGNGRPSQLVELNGASAYGLALSVEADRFAAVVTNLDGSVVAERTETADVAALGLHRSMDELAFLAGQVLRDDLPVGVTVSVPGLVDSAAAVLRFAPTLRWRDAEIADLLAARLGLPADAIAVDNEANLAAVGEAVAGVGRGVRELFYLSGGMGVGGGLVSGGAILRGARGFAGEVGHITVDPSGEQCQCGRVGCLETKAGLNAVLRGAASPGDPLHDPALGVDGRVGLLKHRVQRGDQRAVAAVSELGVALGVAVSTVVDVLDPDVVVLGGYFAELGEWLVEPVRRELSARPLGHEPACRVEPSPLGTTAPLRGAAHLATERLFADPTLVPFVTQEAPA, from the coding sequence GTGGCCGCGACTGATCCACGCACGGCGAACCTCGCCGCGCTCCTGCGTGCGTTGCGTGGGGGGCCGCTTTCGCGCACCCAGCTCGCGGCGCGCTGCGGGATCACCAAAGCGGCCGTCTCCGGGTTGATCACCGAGCTGTCCGAACGCGGCCTCGTCCGCTCCGCGGGACTGCAGGCCGGCGGCAACGGCAGGCCCAGTCAGCTGGTCGAGCTGAACGGGGCGAGCGCCTACGGGCTCGCGCTCAGCGTCGAGGCCGATCGCTTCGCCGCCGTCGTCACGAACCTCGACGGCAGCGTCGTCGCCGAGCGCACGGAGACCGCCGACGTCGCCGCGCTCGGTCTCCACCGGAGCATGGACGAGCTCGCTTTCCTCGCCGGGCAGGTGCTCCGCGACGATCTCCCGGTCGGCGTCACGGTGTCCGTTCCCGGCCTGGTCGATTCGGCCGCCGCGGTGCTGCGGTTCGCGCCGACCCTGCGCTGGCGCGACGCCGAGATCGCCGATCTGCTCGCCGCCCGGCTCGGGCTGCCCGCCGACGCCATCGCGGTCGACAACGAGGCCAATCTCGCCGCGGTCGGCGAGGCCGTCGCCGGTGTCGGGCGCGGCGTGCGGGAGCTCTTCTACCTCAGCGGCGGGATGGGCGTCGGCGGCGGACTCGTGTCCGGCGGCGCGATCCTGCGCGGTGCCAGGGGTTTCGCGGGCGAGGTCGGGCACATCACCGTGGACCCGTCCGGCGAGCAGTGCCAGTGCGGCCGGGTCGGCTGCCTGGAGACCAAGGCGGGGCTCAACGCCGTCCTGCGCGGCGCCGCCTCACCCGGCGACCCGCTGCACGACCCCGCGCTCGGCGTCGACGGCCGGGTCGGGTTGCTCAAGCACCGTGTCCAGCGCGGTGATCAGCGCGCGGTCGCCGCGGTTTCGGAACTCGGGGTCGCGCTCGGCGTCGCGGTGTCCACCGTGGTCGACGTGCTCGACCCGGACGTCGTGGTGCTCGGCGGCTACTTCGCCGAACTGGGCGAGTGGCTGGTCGAGCCGGTGCGCCGCGAACTGTCCGCGCGTCCGCTCGGGCACGAGCCCGCCTGCCGCGTCGAGCCGTCCCCGCTGGGCACCACCGCCCCGCTGCGCGGCGCCGCACATCTCGCCACCGAACGGCTTTTCGCCGATCCGACGCTCGTCCCGTTCGTCACCCAGGAGGCACCGGCATGA
- a CDS encoding sugar ABC transporter ATP-binding protein, giving the protein MTLLSVRGIVKTFPGVRALDGVDFDVEPGEVHCLLGQNGAGKSTLIKTLAGAHRPDGGEIFWQGEQVTLPSPVAALKIGIATMYQELDLVPGLSVADNIFLGRERASFGFTRISESRKKAAQLMARLGHPEITPSTEVGKLSAAGQQLVSMARALAYDAKLLVMDEPTAALAGEEVDNLFRIVGELTAEGVAIIYISHRLEELRRIGHRVTVLKDGKTVSTGLDAKETPTSDLVALMAGRKVETVFGPRHQEHVDPDTEVLKVENLTTVGEFENVSFTVHAGEVVGIAGLVGSGRSELLETIFGARKQDTGSVSVDGEPVRAGSVSAAVKAGIGLAPEERKSQGLLLDLPVVHNVTLASLGKYATFGFTERSRELEDAGESLRRLDLRPADPHRIIRTLSGGNQQKAVLARWLVRGCRVLLLDEPTRGVDVGARAELYRLIEELAATGVAIVLVSSEIPEVLGLSDRVLVLREGRVLAEKPSAELTEADVLDVILEGSAA; this is encoded by the coding sequence ATGACCCTGCTTTCGGTCCGGGGGATCGTGAAGACCTTTCCGGGGGTGCGCGCGCTCGACGGGGTCGACTTCGACGTCGAACCCGGCGAGGTGCACTGTCTCCTCGGCCAGAACGGCGCGGGCAAGTCCACGCTGATCAAGACCCTCGCCGGGGCGCACCGTCCCGACGGCGGCGAGATCTTCTGGCAGGGCGAGCAGGTCACGCTGCCCTCGCCGGTCGCCGCCCTGAAGATCGGGATCGCGACCATGTACCAGGAACTCGACCTGGTACCGGGACTTTCCGTCGCCGACAACATCTTCCTCGGCCGCGAGCGCGCGTCGTTCGGCTTCACGCGGATCAGCGAATCCCGCAAGAAGGCCGCTCAGCTGATGGCGAGGCTCGGGCATCCGGAGATCACGCCGTCGACCGAGGTCGGCAAGCTCTCCGCCGCCGGACAGCAGCTGGTCTCGATGGCGCGGGCACTCGCGTACGACGCGAAGCTGCTGGTGATGGACGAGCCCACCGCGGCGCTGGCGGGGGAAGAGGTCGACAACCTGTTCCGCATCGTCGGCGAACTGACCGCCGAGGGCGTCGCGATCATCTACATCTCCCACCGGCTCGAAGAACTGCGCCGGATCGGCCACCGCGTCACCGTGCTCAAGGACGGCAAGACCGTTTCCACCGGCCTCGACGCCAAGGAGACGCCGACCTCGGACCTCGTCGCGCTGATGGCGGGCCGCAAGGTCGAAACCGTGTTCGGCCCGCGTCATCAGGAGCACGTGGACCCGGACACCGAGGTCCTCAAGGTGGAGAACCTGACCACCGTCGGCGAGTTCGAGAACGTGAGTTTCACCGTGCACGCGGGTGAAGTCGTCGGTATCGCGGGTCTCGTCGGCTCCGGCCGCAGCGAGCTGCTGGAGACGATCTTCGGCGCCCGCAAGCAAGACACCGGTTCGGTGTCGGTCGACGGAGAGCCGGTCCGGGCGGGCAGTGTGTCCGCGGCGGTCAAGGCCGGGATCGGCCTGGCGCCCGAGGAACGCAAGAGCCAAGGACTGCTGCTGGACCTGCCCGTCGTGCACAACGTGACCCTGGCGAGCCTCGGCAAATACGCGACGTTCGGCTTCACCGAGCGGTCGAGGGAATTGGAAGACGCCGGGGAAAGCCTGCGGCGTCTCGATCTCCGGCCCGCCGACCCGCACCGGATCATCCGCACGCTGTCGGGCGGCAACCAGCAGAAGGCGGTGCTCGCGCGCTGGCTGGTCCGCGGCTGCCGGGTGCTGCTGCTGGACGAGCCGACGCGCGGGGTCGACGTCGGCGCGCGGGCCGAGCTGTACCGGCTGATCGAGGAACTGGCCGCGACCGGGGTCGCGATCGTGCTCGTCAGCAGCGAGATCCCCGAAGTACTCGGACTGTCCGACCGGGTGCTGGTGCTGCGTGAAGGACGTGTCCTGGCTGAAAAGCCGTCTGCGGAGCTGACAGAGGCGGATGTGCTCGACGTGATTCTCGAGGGGAGTGCGGCGTGA